A genomic segment from Salvia splendens isolate huo1 chromosome 13, SspV2, whole genome shotgun sequence encodes:
- the LOC121760787 gene encoding protein ORANGE-LIKE, chloroplastic-like yields MSIMLSINHLELKLGIGGTSYEDFISKMHLPMQLSQVDPIVASFSGGAVGVISALMLLEINNVEQQEKKRCKYCHGTGYLSCARCSATGLCVSVEPIVTSATDRQLNAPTTCRCQNCSGSGKVMCPTCLCTGMIMASEHDPRIDLFD; encoded by the exons ATGTCGATCATgctctccataaaccac CTTGAGCTAAAATTGGGTATAGGAGGAACTTCGTATGAAGACTTTATAAGCAAAATGCATTTGCCTATGCAATTAAG TCAAGTAGATCCTATTGTCGCCTCGTTCTCAGGTGGCGCGGTGGGCGTTATTTCAGCATTGATGCTGCTAGAGATTAACAATGTCGAGCAGCAAGAGAAGAAAAGATGCAAATACTGTCATGGAACTG GGTACTTGTCATGTGCCCGCTGTTCAGCAACCGGTTTGTGTGTGTCCGTCGAACCCATTGTGACAAGCGCTACGGATCGTCAGTTGAATGCACCAACTACTTGCAGGTGTCAAAATTGCTCTGGGTCTGGAAAG GTAATGTGCCCCACCTGCCTTTGCACTGGGATGATAATGGCTAGTGAGCACGACCCTCGTATTGACCTATTCGACTAG
- the LOC121761019 gene encoding uncharacterized protein LOC121761019, with translation MHKFSKQENCIVEVDEHLSLHHHLAQITPTSMSLSSRAVCPTELSWCRAVPTGTGITVLALLFSKPPDVPFLENALRSLQSSHPILNSKLRFDPSSNSFSYVTPQSPYLQIRPFDSQSTAHILRSPNPNPIPPLHLILEHELNTNSWQNPHPSSDTDLFFASLYSLEGGNSVLALRLHTSACDRAAAGALLKELVAFMEAKQGIQGESGKEMKVSLGIEDCIPSGQGNKPFWSRGVDMLGHSLNSFRLANLSFKDTASPRLSRVVRFKMSEEDTGKILSRCNSKKIKLSAALAAAGLIACHASKRFPDEQWEKYAVVTLMDCRPALDPVLSSQHIGFYHTAIMHTYDIHGGEKLWELAKLVHSSFMDSKSKNKHFTDMADLNFLMCKAIENPSLTPSSSLRTSLISVFEDPIFDPPNKLKETMGFEDFIGCASVHGVGPSIAVFDTIRRGALDCALVYPFPLFSREQMNDFIDRINRILLKGI, from the exons ATGCATAAATTCAGCAAACAAGAAAATTGCATCGTTGAGGTCGATGAACATCTATCTCTCCATCACCATCTTGCTCAAATAACTCCAACCTCAATGTCGCTTTCCTCCCGCGCCGTGTGCCCCACCGAGCTGAGCTGGTGCCGCGCCGTCCCCACCGGCACCGGAATCACCGTCCTGGCCCTCCTCTTCTCGAAGCCCCCCGACGTCCCCTTCCTCGAAAACGCCCTCCGCAGCCTCCAATCCTCCCACCCCATCCTCAACTCCAAGCTCCGCTTCGACCCCTCCTCCAACTCCTTCTCCTACGTCACCCCCCAATCCCCCTACCTTCAAATCCGCCCCTTCGATTCCCAATCCACCGCTCACATCCTCCGCTCCCCCAATCCCAACCCCATCCCTCCCTTGCACCTCATCCTCGAGCACGAGCTCAACACCAACTCCTGGCAGAATCCCCACCCTTCCTCCGACACCGATCTCTTCTTCGCCAGCCTCTACTCGCTCGAGGGGGGAAATTCGGTGCTCGCGCTCCGCCTCCATACCTCCGCCTGCGACAGGGCGGCCGCCGGGGCGCTGCTTAAGGAGCTCGTCGCATTTATGGAGGCAAAACAGGGGATTCAAGGGGAATCGGGCAAGGAGATGAAGGTCAGTTTGGGGATTGAGGATTGCATCCCTTCTGGCCAGGGGAACAAGCCGTTTTGGTCGCGCGGCGTCGACATGTTGGGGCATTCTCTCAACTCTTTCCGCCTCGCCAATTTGAGCTTCAAGGACACCGCCTCGCCCAGGCTGTCGCGCGTCGTTAGGTTCAAGATGAGTGAGGAGGATACTGGAAAAATTCTGTCT CGTTGCAACTCTAAAAAGATAAAGTTAAGTGCAGCTTTAGCAGCAGCCGGGTTAATTGCTTGTCATGCCTCAAAAAGGTTCCCTGATGAACAGTGGGAGAAGTATGCAGTTGTAACTCTCATGGATTGTCGACCTGCTCTTGATCCCGTGCTTAGCAGCCAACATATTG GTTTTTATCACACTGCCATTATGCACACTTATGATATTCATGGAGGAGAAAAATTGTGGGAGCTGGCAAAGCTAGTCCATTCTTCATTTATGGACTCGAAGAGCAAGAATAAGCATTTCACAGACATGGCCGATCTCAACTTCTTAATGTGCAAGGCAATAGAGAACCCCAGTTTGACCCCATCATCGTCTCTCAGAACTTCACTAATATCTGTCTTCGAGGACCCTATTTTCGATCCTCCAAACAAACTGAAGGAGACCATGGGGTTCGAAGACTTCATTGGATGTGCCTCAGTTCACGGAGTAGGCCCATCAATTGCAGTATTCGACACAATAAGACGCGGGGCATTAGATTGTGCCTTAGTATATCCATTCCCATTGTTTTCAAGGGAGCAGATGAATGACTTTATAGATAGAATTAATAGGATTCTTTTGAAAG GAATATAG
- the LOC121761108 gene encoding caffeoylshikimate esterase-like yields MENSDIKKIKYEEEFIENSRGVKLFTCKWWPENHETKALIFLCHGYAMDCSISMRDCASRLAKNGYEVHGIDCEGHGRSSGLQGLIPNFDHLVDDLSQHFTKISEKKENRAKMRIIMGESMGGAMAIKLHMKKPDYWDGAVLVAPMCKIADEMKPNPLAILSLTYLARFLPTWPLTPTPDIVDIAFRDPNVRNEVRSNPYTYKGRPRLQTSDQLYNVSLDLEKRLKEVSLPFIVLHGQDDKVVDPSVSKLLYESTCSADKTLKLYPGMWHSLSYGELRENLDIVFSDVFQWLENRVSGSGPEFEAQQKRANDRISTTTPTKTKLVKS; encoded by the exons ATG GAGAATAGTGATATCAAGAAAATCAAATACGAAGAG GAATTCATAGAAAATTCACGAGGAGTGAAGCTCTTCACATGCAAATGGTGGCCAGAAAACCATGAAACAAAGGCATTGATCTTCTTGTGCCATGGATATGCCATGGACTGCAGCATATCTATGAGAG ATTGTGCGAGTCGATTGGCGAAGAATGGATACGAGGTTCATGGCATTGATTGCGAAGGTCATGGTAGATCGTCTGGATTACAGGGATTAATCCCTAACTTCGATCATCTTGTTGATGATCTCTCCCAACACTTCACCAAGATTTCTG agaagaaagaaaatagGGCGAAAATGAGAATAATTATGGGAGAATCAATGGGAGGGGCAATGGCCATAAAATTACACATGAAGAAACCGGACTATTGGGATGGTGCAGTTCTTGTTGCTCCTATGTGTAAG attgctgATGAAATGAAACCAAACCCATTGGCCATATTAAGTTTGACATATTTGGCTCGCTTCCTTCCCACATGGCCACTTACACCAACTCCAGATATAGTTGACATTGCATTCAGGGACCCTAATGTAAGAAATGAG GTTAGATCGAATCCATACACGTATAAAGGCCGACCTCGTTTGCAAACAAGCGACCAACTATATAACGTGAGTCTCGATTTGGAGAAAAGACTTAAAGAG GTTTCACTTCCATTCATCGTTCTTCACGGACAAGATGATAAGGTGGTCGATCCGTCTGTGAGCAAACTCTTGTACGAATCGACCTGCTCCGCCGACAAGACCCTCAAGTTATATCCCGGCATGTGGCATTCTCTCTCCTACGGCGAGCTGCGGGAGAATCTAGACATCGTCTTCTCCGATGTTTTCCAGTGGTTAGAAAATAGAGTTTCCGGCTCCGGTCCTGAGTTTGAAGCTCAACAAAAGCGTGCCAATGATCGTATCTCAACAACAACTCCGACGAAGACAAAACTAGTTAAATCATAA